One genomic window of Streptomyces sp. WP-1 includes the following:
- the rpsL gene encoding 30S ribosomal protein S12 — translation MPTIQQLVRKGRQDKVEKNKTPALEGSPQRRGVCTRVFTTTPKKPNSALRKVARVRLTSGIEVTAYIPGEGHNLQEHSIVLVRGGRVKDLPGVRYKIIRGSLDTQGVKNRKQARSRYGAKKEK, via the coding sequence GTGCCTACGATCCAGCAGCTGGTCCGTAAGGGCCGGCAGGACAAGGTCGAGAAGAACAAGACGCCCGCACTCGAGGGTTCGCCCCAGCGTCGTGGCGTCTGCACGCGTGTGTTCACGACCACCCCGAAGAAGCCGAACTCGGCCCTGCGTAAGGTCGCGCGTGTGCGTCTGACCAGTGGGATCGAGGTCACCGCTTACATTCCGGGTGAGGGCCACAACCTGCAGGAGCACTCCATCGTGCTCGTGCGCGGCGGCCGTGTGAAGGACCTGCCGGGTGTCCGCTACAAGATCATCCGCGGCTCCCTCGACACCCAGGGTGTCAAGAACCGCAAGCAGGCCCGCAGCCGCTACGGCGCCAAGAAGGAGAAGTAA
- the fusA gene encoding elongation factor G: MATTSLDLAKVRNIGIMAHIDAGKTTTTERILFYTGVSYKIGEVHDGAATMDWMEQEQERGITITSAATTCHWPLEDVDHTINIIDTPGHVDFTVEVERSLRVLDGAVTVFDGVAGVEPQSETVWRQADRYGVPRICFVNKLDRTGAEFHRCVDMIVDRLGAQPLVMQLPIGAEADFKGVVDLVTMKAFVWSAEATKGEMYDVVDIPDTHTEAAEEYRGKLLEAVAENDEEIMELYLEGEEPSVEQLYAAIRRITIASGKSEGTTVTPVFCGTAFKNKGVQPLLDAVVRYLPSPVDIEAIEGHDVKDPEVVVKRRPSDDEPLSALAFKIMSDPHLGKLTFVRVYSGRLESGSSVLNSVKGKKERIGKIYRMHANKREEIESVGAGDIVAVMGLKQTTTGETLSDDKNPVILESMDFPAPVIQVAIEPKSKGDQEKLGVAIQRLAEEDPSFQVHSDEETGQTIIGGMGELHLEVLVDRMRREFKVEANVGKPQVAYRETIRKAVERVDYTHKKQTGGTGQFAKVQIGIEPLEGGDTSYEFVNKVTGGRIPKEYIPSVDAGAQEAMQFGILAGYEMTGVRVILHDGAYHEVDSSELAFKIAGSQAFKEAARKASPVLLEPMMAVEVTTPEDYMGEVIGDINSRRGQIQAMEERAGARVVKGLVPLSEMFGYVGDLRSKTSGRASYSMQFDSYAEVPRNVAEEIIAKAKGE; encoded by the coding sequence ATGGCTACCACTTCACTTGACCTGGCCAAGGTCCGCAACATCGGGATCATGGCCCACATCGACGCGGGCAAGACGACCACCACCGAGCGGATCCTGTTCTACACCGGTGTGTCCTACAAGATCGGTGAGGTCCACGACGGCGCTGCCACCATGGACTGGATGGAGCAGGAGCAGGAGCGTGGCATCACGATCACCTCTGCTGCCACCACCTGTCACTGGCCGCTGGAAGACGTCGACCACACCATCAACATCATCGACACCCCGGGCCACGTCGACTTCACCGTCGAGGTGGAGCGCTCCCTGCGCGTGCTCGACGGTGCCGTGACGGTGTTCGACGGCGTCGCCGGCGTTGAGCCCCAGTCCGAGACGGTGTGGCGTCAGGCGGACCGCTACGGCGTTCCGCGTATCTGCTTCGTCAACAAGCTCGACCGCACCGGTGCCGAGTTCCACCGCTGTGTCGACATGATCGTCGACCGCCTGGGCGCCCAGCCGCTGGTCATGCAGCTGCCGATCGGTGCCGAGGCGGACTTCAAGGGCGTCGTCGACCTGGTGACGATGAAGGCCTTCGTGTGGTCCGCCGAGGCCACCAAGGGCGAGATGTACGACGTCGTCGACATCCCGGACACGCACACCGAGGCTGCCGAGGAGTACCGCGGCAAGCTGCTGGAGGCCGTGGCCGAGAACGACGAAGAGATCATGGAGCTGTACCTGGAGGGCGAGGAGCCTTCCGTGGAGCAGCTGTACGCCGCGATCCGTCGTATCACCATCGCGTCCGGCAAGAGCGAGGGCACCACGGTCACCCCGGTGTTCTGTGGCACCGCGTTCAAGAACAAGGGCGTCCAGCCCCTGCTCGACGCGGTCGTGCGCTACCTGCCCTCGCCGGTCGACATCGAGGCCATCGAGGGCCACGACGTCAAGGACCCCGAGGTCGTCGTCAAGCGCAGGCCGTCCGACGACGAGCCGCTGTCCGCGCTGGCGTTCAAGATCATGAGCGACCCGCACCTCGGCAAGCTCACCTTCGTCCGGGTTTACTCGGGCCGCCTGGAGTCCGGCTCTTCGGTGCTGAACTCCGTCAAGGGCAAGAAGGAGCGCATCGGCAAGATCTACCGCATGCACGCCAACAAGCGTGAGGAGATCGAGTCGGTGGGCGCCGGTGACATCGTCGCCGTCATGGGCCTGAAGCAGACCACCACCGGTGAGACGCTGTCCGACGACAAGAACCCGGTCATCCTGGAGTCCATGGACTTCCCGGCGCCGGTCATCCAGGTCGCCATCGAGCCCAAGTCGAAGGGCGACCAGGAGAAGCTCGGCGTCGCGATCCAGCGCCTGGCCGAGGAGGACCCGTCCTTCCAGGTCCACTCGGACGAGGAGACCGGCCAGACCATCATCGGTGGTATGGGCGAGCTGCACCTCGAGGTGCTGGTCGACCGTATGCGCCGTGAGTTCAAGGTCGAGGCCAACGTCGGCAAGCCGCAGGTGGCGTACCGCGAGACGATCCGCAAGGCCGTCGAGCGCGTCGACTACACCCACAAGAAGCAGACCGGTGGTACCGGTCAGTTCGCGAAGGTGCAGATCGGCATCGAGCCGCTCGAGGGTGGCGACACCTCGTACGAGTTCGTGAACAAGGTCACCGGTGGCCGTATCCCGAAGGAGTACATCCCTTCGGTCGACGCCGGTGCGCAGGAGGCCATGCAGTTCGGCATCCTGGCCGGCTACGAGATGACCGGTGTCCGTGTCATCCTCCACGACGGTGCCTACCACGAGGTCGACTCCTCCGAGCTCGCCTTCAAGATCGCCGGCTCGCAGGCCTTCAAGGAGGCCGCGCGCAAGGCTTCGCCCGTGCTCCTCGAGCCGATGATGGCCGTCGAGGTCACCACGCCCGAGGACTACATGGGTGAGGTCATCGGCGACATCAACTCCCGCCGTGGCCAGATCCAGGCCATGGAGGAGCGGGCTGGTGCCCGCGTCGTGAAGGGCCTCGTGCCCCTCTCGGAGATGTTCGGCTACGTCGGCGACCTCCGCAGCAAGACGTCGGGTCGCGCAAGCTACTCGATGCAGTTCGACTCCTACGCCGAGGTTCCGCGGAACGTCGCCGAGGAGATCATCGCGAAGGCCAAGGGCGAGTAA
- the rpsG gene encoding 30S ribosomal protein S7 — MPRKGPAPKRPVIIDPVYGSPLVTSLINKVLLNGKRSTAERIVYGAMEGLREKTGNDPIITLKRALENIKPTLEVKSRRVGGATYQVPIEVKPGRANTLALRWLVGYSRARREKTMTERLLNELLDASNGLGAAVKKREDTHKMAESNKAFAHYRW; from the coding sequence ATGCCTCGTAAGGGCCCCGCCCCGAAGCGCCCGGTCATCATCGACCCGGTGTACGGCTCTCCTCTGGTGACCTCCCTCATCAACAAGGTGCTGCTGAACGGCAAGCGCTCCACCGCCGAGCGCATCGTGTACGGCGCCATGGAGGGTCTGCGTGAGAAGACGGGCAACGACCCGATCATCACGCTGAAGCGCGCGCTTGAGAACATCAAGCCCACCCTTGAGGTCAAGTCCCGCCGTGTCGGTGGTGCGACGTACCAGGTTCCGATCGAGGTCAAGCCCGGTCGTGCCAACACGCTCGCGCTGCGCTGGCTCGTCGGCTACTCCCGCGCCCGTCGCGAGAAGACCATGACCGAGCGCCTGCTCAACGAGCTTCTCGACGCGTCCAACGGCCTCGGCGCCGCTGTGAAGAAGCGCGAGGACACCCACAAGATGGCCGAGTCCAACAAGGCCTTCGCGCACTACCGCTGGTAG
- the tuf gene encoding elongation factor Tu, with translation MAKAKFERTKPHVNIGTIGHIDHGKTTLTAAITKVLHDAYPELNEATPFDNIDKAPEERQRGITISIAHVEYQTEARHYAHVDCPGHADYIKNMITGAAQMDGAILVVAATDGPMPQTKEHVLLARQVGVPYIVVALNKADMVDDEEIMELVELEVRELLSEYEFPGDDLPVVRVSALKALEGDAQWTQSVLDLMNAVDTAIPEPERDVDKPFLMPIEDVFTITGRGTVVTGRIERGVLKVNETVDIIGIKTEKTTTTVTGIEMFRKLLDEGQAGENVGLLLRGIKREDVERGQVIIKPGSVTPHTEFEAQAYILSKDEGGRHTPFFNNYRPQFYFRTTDVTGVVTLPEGTEMVMPGDNTEMTVSLIQPVAMEEGLKFAIREGGRTVGAGQVTKIVK, from the coding sequence GTGGCGAAGGCGAAGTTCGAGCGGACTAAGCCGCACGTCAACATCGGCACCATCGGTCACATCGACCACGGTAAGACGACCCTCACGGCCGCCATTACCAAGGTGCTGCACGACGCGTACCCGGAGCTGAACGAGGCCACCCCGTTCGACAACATCGACAAGGCGCCCGAGGAGCGTCAGCGCGGTATCACCATCTCCATCGCGCACGTCGAGTACCAGACCGAGGCGCGTCACTACGCCCACGTCGACTGCCCGGGTCACGCGGACTACATCAAGAACATGATCACCGGTGCCGCGCAGATGGACGGCGCGATCCTGGTGGTCGCCGCCACCGACGGCCCGATGCCGCAGACCAAGGAGCACGTGCTCCTGGCCCGCCAGGTCGGCGTTCCGTACATCGTCGTCGCCCTGAACAAGGCCGACATGGTGGACGACGAGGAGATCATGGAGCTCGTCGAGCTCGAGGTCCGTGAGCTTCTCTCGGAGTACGAGTTCCCGGGCGACGACCTGCCGGTCGTCCGTGTCTCCGCGCTGAAGGCCCTTGAGGGCGACGCGCAGTGGACCCAGTCCGTCCTGGACCTCATGAACGCCGTCGACACCGCGATTCCGGAGCCGGAGCGCGACGTCGACAAGCCGTTCCTGATGCCGATCGAGGACGTCTTCACGATCACCGGTCGCGGTACGGTCGTCACCGGCCGTATCGAGCGTGGTGTCCTGAAGGTCAACGAGACCGTCGACATCATCGGCATCAAGACCGAGAAGACCACCACCACGGTCACCGGTATCGAGATGTTCCGCAAGCTGCTCGACGAGGGCCAGGCCGGTGAGAACGTCGGTCTGCTGCTCCGCGGCATCAAGCGCGAGGACGTCGAGCGCGGCCAGGTCATCATCAAGCCGGGTTCGGTCACCCCGCACACCGAGTTCGAGGCGCAGGCGTACATCCTGTCCAAGGACGAGGGCGGCCGTCACACGCCGTTCTTCAACAACTACCGTCCGCAGTTCTACTTCCGTACGACGGACGTGACGGGCGTTGTGACCCTCCCCGAGGGCACCGAGATGGTCATGCCGGGCGACAACACCGAGATGACTGTCTCGCTGATCCAGCCCGTCGCCATGGAGGAGGGCCTGAAGTTCGCCATCCGTGAGGGTGGTCGCACTGTGGGCGCCGGCCAGGTCACCAAGATCGTCAAGTAA
- a CDS encoding serine/arginine repetitive matrix protein 2 — MSIPNTWGAPYGGHGAPPPPAKALRPRRVWYVVAALLGLVLAGAGITFGVLAVKDTVHAVDTAHTFTGGEQRTFSFTRGRTRAIYVSRSAPGHVDCRVPRTLADSLTQPPGTFRITLGARSWERVFEFTPKTTGDFPVVCTSDLPAADFALGDKPQVRGMAVGILAAVGCFLTAALAVPAICVVTAIRRGRHRRRLMAPPMPPAWGPPPMGPRV; from the coding sequence ATGTCCATACCCAATACCTGGGGCGCACCGTACGGCGGCCACGGCGCCCCGCCGCCCCCTGCGAAGGCCCTGCGGCCCCGGCGCGTCTGGTACGTCGTGGCGGCACTGCTCGGCCTCGTCCTGGCCGGCGCCGGCATCACGTTCGGCGTGCTGGCGGTCAAGGACACGGTGCACGCGGTCGACACGGCGCACACGTTCACCGGCGGCGAGCAGCGCACGTTCAGCTTCACGCGGGGCAGGACCCGGGCGATCTACGTCTCCCGGTCCGCGCCGGGCCACGTCGACTGCCGCGTCCCGCGTACGCTCGCCGACTCCCTGACCCAGCCGCCCGGCACCTTCCGCATCACCCTCGGCGCCCGCTCCTGGGAACGAGTCTTCGAGTTCACCCCGAAGACCACCGGCGACTTCCCCGTCGTCTGCACCTCGGACCTCCCGGCCGCCGACTTCGCCCTCGGCGACAAGCCGCAGGTGCGGGGCATGGCCGTCGGCATCCTCGCGGCCGTCGGCTGCTTCCTCACGGCGGCCCTGGCGGTCCCGGCCATCTGCGTCGTGACCGCGATCCGCCGCGGCCGCCACCGCCGCCGGCTCATGGCTCCGCCGATGCCACCGGCGTGGGGGCCGCCGCCGATGGGCCCGCGGGTCTGA